Proteins encoded within one genomic window of Variovorax sp. OAS795:
- the secA gene encoding preprotein translocase subunit SecA, with the protein MATNFLTQIFGSRNDRLLKQYRKTVERINALEPEFEKLTDDGLRAKTEEFKGRIAKGETLDDLLPEAFATVREGSKRVMKMRHFDVQLLGGMALHNGKIAEMRTGEGKTLTATLPVYLNALSGNGVHVVTVNDYLANRDAQWMGRLYNFLGLSVGINLPQMPREEKQQAYGSDITYGTNNEYGFDYLRDNMVYEPGDRVQRRLNYAIVDEVDSILIDEARTPLIISGQAEDHTDLYLAINKVVPLLTKQEGEADPRTGEGVTVPGDFTVDEKTHQVFLTEDGHEKAEQLLSEFKLLPEGASLYDPANITLMHHLNAALRARHLYHRDQHYVVQQGEVVIVDEFTGRLMTGRRWSDGLHQAVEAKEGVQIQAENQTLASITFQNYFRLYNKLAGMTGTADTEAYEFQEIYGLETVIIPPNRVSKRDDQLDRVYKTTREKYEAAIQDIRECYERGQPVLVGTSSIENSEIIDGLLTQAGLPHQVLNAKQHAREADIVAQAGRAKMITIATNMAGRGTDIVLGGNIEKMIEAIENDEGRDAAAKEADIAHVRAEWTKDHEFVKSLGGLRIIATERHESRRIDNQLRGRSGRQGDPGSSRFYLSLDDPLMRIFAGDRVKAIMDRLKMPDGEAIEAGIVTRSIESAQRKVEARNFDIRKQLLEYDDVSNDQRKVIYQQRNDILDAADLTAQIAALREGCFTDLVRQYVPSESVEEQWDLDALEKSLFNEWGIDMPLKKEIEAAEAVSDEDIVEKVVNAANDNFGAKVALIGQENFTQFERMVLLQSIDTHWREHLASLDYLRQGIHLRGYAQKQPKQEYKREAFELFGQLLDSVKNEVTRQLMTVRVQSGEQFEEAAEALESRGENVSNITYSAPTETGEVEVRLDEENQRRIAAAGMGLGTLSAEAAAFARVGRNDPCPCGSGKKYKHCHGKLS; encoded by the coding sequence ATGGCAACCAACTTCCTGACCCAGATTTTCGGCAGTCGCAACGATCGGCTCCTCAAGCAGTATCGCAAGACGGTGGAGCGCATCAATGCGCTCGAACCCGAATTCGAGAAGCTCACCGACGACGGGCTGCGCGCCAAGACAGAGGAGTTCAAGGGCCGCATCGCCAAGGGCGAGACCCTCGACGACCTGTTGCCGGAAGCATTCGCCACCGTGCGCGAAGGCTCCAAGCGCGTCATGAAGATGCGCCATTTCGACGTCCAGTTGCTCGGCGGCATGGCGCTGCACAACGGAAAGATCGCCGAAATGCGCACCGGCGAGGGCAAGACCCTGACCGCGACGCTGCCGGTCTACCTGAACGCGCTCTCGGGCAACGGCGTGCACGTGGTCACCGTGAACGACTACCTCGCCAACCGCGACGCGCAGTGGATGGGGCGCTTGTACAACTTCCTGGGGCTGTCTGTGGGCATCAACCTGCCGCAGATGCCGCGGGAAGAAAAGCAGCAGGCCTACGGCAGCGACATCACCTACGGCACCAACAACGAGTACGGCTTCGACTACCTGCGCGACAACATGGTGTACGAGCCCGGCGACCGGGTTCAGCGCCGCCTGAACTACGCCATCGTCGACGAGGTGGACTCCATCCTGATCGACGAGGCCCGCACGCCGCTGATCATCAGCGGCCAGGCTGAAGACCACACCGACCTGTACCTCGCCATCAACAAGGTGGTGCCTCTCTTGACCAAGCAGGAGGGCGAGGCCGACCCGCGCACGGGCGAAGGCGTCACGGTGCCGGGCGATTTCACGGTCGACGAAAAGACCCACCAGGTGTTCCTGACCGAGGACGGCCACGAGAAGGCCGAGCAGCTCTTGAGCGAATTCAAGCTGCTGCCCGAAGGCGCTTCGCTCTACGACCCGGCCAACATCACGCTGATGCACCACCTGAACGCGGCGCTGCGTGCACGGCACTTGTACCACCGCGACCAGCATTACGTGGTGCAGCAGGGCGAAGTCGTCATCGTCGACGAATTCACCGGCCGCCTGATGACCGGCCGCCGCTGGAGCGACGGCCTGCACCAGGCCGTCGAAGCCAAGGAAGGCGTGCAGATCCAGGCCGAGAACCAGACGCTCGCCTCGATCACCTTCCAGAACTACTTCCGCCTGTACAACAAGCTGGCCGGCATGACCGGCACGGCCGACACCGAGGCCTACGAGTTCCAGGAAATCTACGGTCTCGAGACCGTCATCATCCCGCCGAACCGCGTCAGCAAGCGCGACGACCAGCTCGACCGGGTCTACAAGACCACGCGCGAAAAGTACGAGGCGGCGATCCAGGACATCCGCGAGTGCTACGAGCGCGGCCAGCCCGTGCTGGTGGGCACCTCGTCGATCGAAAACTCCGAGATCATCGACGGCCTGCTCACCCAGGCGGGCCTGCCGCACCAGGTGCTCAACGCCAAGCAGCATGCGCGCGAAGCCGACATCGTGGCGCAGGCCGGCCGCGCCAAGATGATCACCATCGCGACCAACATGGCCGGCCGCGGGACCGACATCGTGCTGGGTGGCAACATCGAGAAGATGATCGAGGCCATCGAGAACGACGAAGGCCGGGACGCAGCCGCCAAAGAAGCCGACATCGCGCACGTGCGCGCCGAATGGACCAAGGACCACGAGTTCGTGAAGTCGCTCGGTGGCCTGCGGATCATCGCGACCGAGCGCCACGAGTCGCGCCGCATCGACAACCAGCTGCGCGGCCGTTCGGGCCGCCAGGGCGACCCGGGCTCCTCGCGCTTCTACCTGAGCCTGGACGATCCGCTGATGCGCATCTTCGCGGGCGACCGCGTGAAGGCGATCATGGACCGCCTCAAGATGCCCGACGGCGAAGCCATCGAAGCCGGTATCGTCACGCGCAGCATCGAGAGCGCGCAGCGCAAGGTCGAGGCGCGCAACTTCGACATCCGCAAGCAGCTGCTCGAGTACGACGACGTGTCGAACGACCAGCGCAAGGTGATCTACCAGCAGCGCAACGACATCCTCGACGCGGCCGATCTCACGGCGCAGATCGCGGCGCTGCGCGAAGGCTGCTTCACCGACCTGGTGCGGCAATACGTGCCGTCCGAATCGGTCGAGGAACAGTGGGACCTCGATGCCCTGGAGAAGTCGCTCTTCAACGAGTGGGGCATCGACATGCCGCTCAAGAAGGAAATCGAGGCGGCCGAGGCCGTGAGCGACGAGGACATCGTCGAGAAGGTGGTCAATGCCGCCAACGACAACTTCGGCGCCAAGGTGGCGCTGATCGGCCAGGAAAACTTCACCCAGTTCGAGCGCATGGTGCTGCTGCAGAGCATCGACACGCACTGGCGCGAGCACCTGGCCTCGCTCGACTACCTGCGCCAGGGCATCCACCTGCGCGGCTATGCGCAGAAGCAGCCCAAGCAGGAATACAAGCGCGAAGCCTTCGAGCTCTTCGGCCAGCTGCTCGACTCGGTCAAGAACGAAGTCACGCGCCAGCTCATGACGGTGCGCGTGCAATCGGGCGAACAGTTCGAAGAGGCCGCGGAAGCACTCGAGAGCCGCGGCGAGAACGTCTCCAACATCACCTACAGCGCGCCGACCGAGACCGGCGAAGTCGAGGTTCGCCTGGACGAGGAAAACCAGCGCCGCATCGCGGCCGCGGGCATGGGGCTCGGCACGCTCAGCGCCGAAGCCGCAGCGTTCGCGCGTGTCGGCCGCAACGACCCGTGCCCGTGCGGCAGCGGCAAGAAATACAAGCACTGCCACGGCAAGCTCAGCTGA
- a CDS encoding response regulator transcription factor has product METTPLARTLREQGANSDLVLIVDDVPDNLAVLHDALDESGYTVLIATSGEQALQRAAQARPDIVLLDAMMPGIDGFEVARRLKADAATAHIPIVFMTGLTETEHLVAALEAGGVDYVTKPIKPKEVLARMNVHLQGARRARQDARQAGQARNALDAFGYASITVRLPEGRLIWQTALARDLLQRYCDTRAPETPPAVLEWLRRHAPDARQQGIEPPALSIVRPSVGGTPSAAGPPQGESGPLGGQRGHAVPSVGATPTASSLSLRLHRQTGQDDDGDEWMIVMREVSDTAVIEAMSLSLKLTAREAEVLYWVVKGKTNKDIGEILGSSPATAKKHLERVYVKLGVETRTAAAGVAIKRIRELQPQFEI; this is encoded by the coding sequence ATGGAAACCACTCCGCTCGCAAGAACGCTGCGCGAACAGGGCGCCAACAGTGACCTGGTGCTGATCGTCGACGACGTGCCCGACAACCTCGCGGTGCTGCACGACGCGCTCGACGAGTCGGGCTACACCGTGCTCATCGCCACCAGCGGCGAGCAGGCGCTGCAGCGCGCCGCGCAGGCGCGCCCCGACATCGTGCTGCTCGACGCGATGATGCCGGGCATCGACGGCTTCGAGGTGGCGCGCCGCCTCAAGGCCGATGCCGCGACGGCGCACATTCCCATCGTCTTCATGACCGGGCTCACTGAAACCGAGCACCTGGTGGCCGCACTGGAAGCTGGCGGCGTCGACTACGTCACCAAGCCGATCAAACCGAAGGAAGTGCTGGCCCGCATGAACGTGCACCTGCAGGGTGCCCGCCGCGCCCGGCAGGATGCGCGGCAGGCCGGCCAGGCGCGCAATGCGCTCGACGCCTTCGGCTACGCCAGCATCACCGTGCGCCTGCCCGAGGGCCGGTTGATCTGGCAGACGGCGCTGGCGCGCGACCTGCTGCAGCGCTACTGCGACACCCGCGCCCCCGAGACGCCGCCGGCGGTGCTCGAATGGCTGCGGCGCCATGCCCCCGATGCGCGGCAGCAGGGCATCGAGCCGCCGGCGCTTTCCATCGTGCGGCCGAGCGTGGGGGGCACGCCGAGCGCCGCCGGGCCGCCCCAAGGCGAGAGCGGCCCCCTCGGGGGGCAGCGAGGACACGCAGTGCCGAGCGTGGGGGCCACGCCAACCGCGAGCAGCCTCAGCCTGCGCCTGCACCGCCAGACCGGCCAGGACGACGATGGCGACGAATGGATGATCGTCATGCGCGAGGTGTCCGACACGGCGGTGATCGAGGCCATGAGCCTGAGCCTGAAACTCACGGCGCGCGAGGCCGAGGTGCTCTACTGGGTGGTGAAGGGCAAGACCAACAAGGACATCGGCGAAATCCTCGGCAGCAGCCCCGCCACGGCCAAGAAGCACCTCGAGCGCGTGTACGTCAAGCTCGGCGTCGAAACCCGCACGGCTGCGGCGGGGGTGGCCATCAAGCGCATCCGCGAGCTGCAGCCGCAATTCGAGATCTGA